A stretch of Cygnus olor isolate bCygOlo1 chromosome 16, bCygOlo1.pri.v2, whole genome shotgun sequence DNA encodes these proteins:
- the SNAI1 gene encoding zinc finger protein SNAI1, whose product MPRSFLVKKHFSASKKPNYSELESQTVLAAPLLYETCPLSVIPPPEVLGPGAYYPPLVWDAGLLSSLFPAGPGTEAEAAGGAAPALDLTALSSEEDEGKSSGPPSPASAPAAAERFRCAQCAKAYSTFAGLSKHKQLHCDAQTRKSFSCKYCEKEYVSLGALKMHIRSHTLPCVCKMCGKAFSRPWLLQGHIRTHTGEKPFSCTHCNRAFADRSNLRAHLQTHSDVKKYQCKTCSRTFSRMSLLHKHEETGCSGTR is encoded by the exons ATGCCGCGCTCCTTCCTGGTGAAGAAGCACTTCTCGGCCAGCAAGAAGCCCAACTACAGCGAGCTGGAGAGCCAGACCG TGCTGGCCGCCCCGCTGCTGTACGAGACGTGCCCGCTGTCCGTCATCCCCCCGCCCGAGGTGCTCGGCCCCGGTGCCTACTACCCGCCGCTGGTGTGGGacgcggggctgctctccagcctcttccCGGCCGGCCCGGGCACCGAGGCGGAGGcagcgggcggcgcggcgccggCCCTGGACCTGACGGCGCTCTCCAGCGAGGAGGACGAGGGCAAGAGCTCGGGgccgcccagcccagcctcgGCCCCCGCTGCCGCCGAGCGGTTCCGCTGCGCCCAGTGCGCCAAGGCCTACTCCACCTTCGCCGGGCTCTCCAAGCACAAACAATTGCACTGCGACGCCCAGACCAGGAAATCCTTCAGCTGCAAGTACTGCGAGAAGGAGTACGTGAGCCTGGGGGCTCTCAAGATGCACATCCGGAGCCACACGCTGCCCTGCGTCTGCAAGATGTGTGGCAAGGCCTTCTCCcggccctggctgctgcagggccacaTCCGGACGCACACCG GTGAAAAGCCCTTTTCCTGTACACACTGCAACCGGGCCTTCGCTGACCGCTCTAATCTGCGCGCCCACCTGCAGACCCATTCAGATGTAAAGAAGTACCAGTGCAAAACCTGCTCCCGGACTTTCTCCCGTATGTCACTGCTGCACAAGCACGAGGAGACGGGCTGCTCTGGGACGCGCTGA
- the SPATA2 gene encoding spermatogenesis-associated protein 2, whose protein sequence is MDTKYKDDLFRKYVQFHECKLSVSDNKQRPINDEYLRVAASALFCLPKIDPFYRFRLIKFYEMAENSLRALKSSSLHSLHNAFSMLETVGINLFLYPWKKEFKNIKTYTGPFVYYVKSALTEDDVRQILNYMGYVQELGTTYKLKEQVDAIQVKMVSFELFLAKVECEQLLEIHLQVKDKGYSEIDVINERKNSNEDVRGCSEAMKRRAECKENLNTSMARMVLQKSASERASKDYFKPKVSKPSKSVDTYDNYWENKKPPLMSSLSLRKEPILVDAEDDIKDEIIRPSPSLLTMSSSPHACSDEFLPTSSHHNGMLRTNVPYSSYFSAQEDLDLYTDPDSRSMLNFKRQEAIKPDVWLLKNDANPVYHKRAHLAKETASIKCQNCGVPCGTSVCQKCDNLFNSRQDYPAVKQSTYSIKPVPNDGLSPASALREKSQYTSQTQSQERASQFSSKSKSSGTSRCGFCNRSGAANTCTFCSKVSCDTCLSAYYYDPCCRKSELHRFMPNNQLNYKSAQLSHVVYR, encoded by the exons ATGGATACAAAATATAAAGACGATTTATTTAGGAAGTATGTACAGTTCCATGAGTGCAAACTGAGTGTCTCTGACAACAAGCAGCGTCCTATTAACGATGAGTATTTGCGAGTGGCAGCGTCCGCCTTATTTTGCCTTCCCAAAATTGATCCCTTTTATAGATTCCGGTTGATAAAATTTTATGAGATGGCTGAAAACTCACTGAGAGCTCTGAAATCCTCAAGTTTACATTCTCTCCATAATGCATTCAGCATGCTCGAGACAGTTGGAATCAATCTCTTTCTTTATCCCTGGAAAAAGGAGTTCAAAAACATTAag ACCTACACTGGACCCTTTGTTTATTATGTGAAGTCTGCTCTAACTGAAGATGATGTAAGGCAGATTCTGAACTACATGGGCTATGTCCAAGAACTGGGAACAACGTATAAGCTCAAAGAGCAGGTTGATGCCATTCAAGTGAAAATGGTTTCATTTGAGCTCTTTTTGGCCAAAGTGGAATGTGAGCAGCTTCTTGAGATTCATTTGCAAGTGAAGGATAAAGGCTACTCAGAGATCGATGTCATAAACGAACgaaaaaacagcaatgaagaTGTTAGAGGCTGCTCGGAAGCCATGAAGCGGCGTGCAGAGTGCAAGGAAAACTTGAACACCTCCATGGCACGCATGGTGCTTCAGAAATCAGCAAGCGAACGGGCCTCTAAAGATTACTTCAAGCCGAAGGTGAGCAAGCCTTCTAAATCAGTAGACACATACGATAATTACTGGGAAAATAAGAAACCGCCTTTGATGAGCTCTTTGAGTCTCAGGAAAGAACCAATTCTAGTCGATGCGGAAGATGACATTAAGGACGAAATCATCCGTCCGTCACCCTCTCTCCTGACAATGTCAAGCTCCCCACATGCATGTTCCGATGAATTCTTGCCAACTTCGTCTCATCACAACGGCATGTTAAGAACAAATGTCCCTTACAGCTCCTATTTTTCTGCTCAAGAGGACTTAGATTTATATACCGACCCCGATTCGAGAAGtatgttaaattttaaaagacaagaagCTATTAAGCCTGATGTCTGGCTGCTAAAAAACGATGCCAACCCTGTTTACCACAAACGCGCCCATCTAGCCAAAGAGACAGCTTCCATCAAGTGCCAAAACTGTGGTGTACCTTGTGGCACTTCTGTTTGCCAAAAGTGTGACAATCTGTTCAACTCTAGGCAGGATTATCCAGCAGTGAAACAGAGCACCTACTCCATCAAACCGGTTCCAAACGACGGCTTGTCTCCTGCATCTGCTTTAAGGGAGAAATCTCAGTACACGTCACAGACTCAGAGTCAGGAGAGGGCTTCTCAGTTCAGTTCGAAATCCAAATCTTCAGGCACCTCCCGCTGTGGCTTTTGTAACCGATCCGGAGCTGCAAACACTTGCACGTTTTGTTCAAAAGTCTCATGTGACACTTGCCTCAGTGCTTACTATTACGATCCCTGCTGTAGAAAAAGCGAGCTTCACAGGTTCATGCCTAACAATCAGTTAAACTATAAGTCGGCCCAGCTGTCCCACGTAGTTTATAGATAG
- the RNF114 gene encoding E3 ubiquitin-protein ligase RNF114 has translation MAVAGGGGGSSASCAPSARGPERPDPLARLTCPVCLEVFESPVRVPCGHVFCTPCLQECLKPKKPVCGVCRSTLAPGSRALDLEKQIEATETTCNGCNKKMYLSKMRSHAASCSKYQNYIMEGVKAVTKEPLHNTRNFPNRFTFPCPYCSEKNFDQEGLVEHCKTLHSMDAKQVVCPICASMPWGDPNYRSANFMEHLQRRHRFSYDTFVDYDADEDDMMAQVLMRSLRDK, from the exons ATGGCGGtggcggggggcggcggaggcTCCTCGGCGTCCTGCGCGCCCTCCGCCCGCGGCCCCGAGCGGCCCGACCCGCTGGCACGGCTCACCTGCCCCGTGTGCCTCGAGGTGTTCGAGAGCCCCGTGCGCGTCCCCTGCGGACACGT GTTCTGCACGCCGTGCCTGCAGGAGTGCCTCAAGCCCAAAAAGCCGGTCTGTGGCGTCTGCCGCAGCACCCTGGCGCCCGGCAGCAGGGCTCTGGACTTGGAAAAGCAGATCGAAGCGACGGAAACCACTTGTAATGGCTGCAACAAAAAG ATGTATCTCTCAAAGATGCGCAGCCATGCAGCTTCTTGTTCAAAGTACCAGAACTATATCATGGAGGGTGTGAAAGCTGTGACTAAAGAACCGCTCCACAACACCAG GAACTTCCCCAATCGCTTTACCTTTCCTTGTCCGTATTGCAGCGAGAAAAACTTTGATCAAGAAGGACTAGTTGAACACTGCAAAACATTGCACAGCATGGATGCAAAACAAGTG GTTTGCCCAATTTGTGCCTCAATGCCGTGGGGAGATCCAAATTACAGGAGTGCTAACTTCATGGAGCACCTTCAGAGACGACACCGGTTTTCATATGATACTTTTGTG GATTATGATGCTGACGAAGATGATATGATGGCACAGGTTTTGATGCGTTCTTTGCGggataaataa